The region AAAAGGGGAAGCAGCAAAAGATTTCCTGATACCCTCATGCGTTTCCTCGTATCCATTTTGAATAGGACGCATTATGAAATCGTATTTGAGGTCGTCCGTAGCGATCGGGAACAGCACTCGACAAGGATGGGAAAATGATTCGAATGATTAGACCTGAGGATACTCCCGAACTTCTGGCGATTTGTGAGACTACAGGTCTATTCACGATCGAAGATCTTCCGACGCTACAACTCCTGTTTGATGATTATCACTTGACGAAATCGCGATTAGGACATCATGCGCTGGTTTGTGAAGACGAAGATGAACTCATAGCCGTGGCTTACTACTTACCCAGGGAGTTGACTGATCGAACATGGGAACTTCTGATGATTATGGTGCGTGCAACACGCCAAACCAAGGGGGTTGGCTCGCTTATGATCGAGGCCTGCCAAGAGCACATCAGATCAATGGGCGGAAGGTTGCTTCTCATCGAGACCAGTTCCACCGACGACTTCGGACCAGTCCGGCAATTTTATAGAAAGCACGGCTTTAACGACGTGGCGACTGTTCCTGACTACTACTCGGACGGTATCGGGAAAGTGACATTCTTGAAACGATTATAATTCTCGATAGTGGTTACAAAGAAAGACTTCCACGGCAAATGCCATGGAAGTCTCATAGTGCACATCAATCAGGAAATGGCAGCTATTCGGTCACACTACCTCGCGAGTGCTGCTTGCGCTCGGTTTCTGTCAGGCGGATTTTGCGGAGACGAATGATAGAGGGAGTCACTTCGACATATTCATCATCTTCAATGTACTCGAGAGCCGCTTCGAGAGAGAGGCGGCGTGGTGGCTTGAGGATGATGTTTTCATCAGAACCTGAGGCACGCATGTTCGTGAGTTTCTTTTCACGAATCGGGTTGACCACCATGTCGGTATCTCGTGAGTTTTCTCCCACGATCATCCCTTCATAGACTTCATCGCCCGGGGCCACGAAGAGTTCCGAACGCTCCTGGAGTTTCCCGAGGGCGAAAGCGACCACTTTCCCACGCTCTTGAGAAACGAGAACACCGTTCGCCCGGCGAGGAACATCGCCTTCGATTGGCTTATAGCAGTCGAACTGGTGGTGAATAATGGCTTCGCCACGCGTCGCATTGAGCATCCGGGTTCGAATCCCAATCAGGCCACGGGCCGGGATCGAGAACTCGAGGTGGGACATCCCGGTGCTGTTGGTGGTCATATTGGTGACTTCGCCGCGGCGATTCCCCACAATTTCCATCACGGGGCCAACTTCGTTTTGAGGGACATCGACGACAAGAATTTCGAATGGTTCGTAAATCTTGCCGTCAATTCTTTTGCGAATGACTTGTGGCTTGCCCACGGAGAGTTCGTAGCCTTCGCGTCGCATCTGCTCAATCAGCACGGAGAGGTGAAGCACGCCACGTCCGGAGACGTTGAAGGCTTCTTTGTCAGAGGCTTCTGTCACTCGCAGAGCCACGTTCGATTCAAGTTCACGATCCAGTCGATCCCGTAAGTGGCGAGTGGTCAGATACTTCCCGCCACCTTCTTTAGCACCGGCAAAGGGAGAACTGTTGATTGTGAATACCATCGAAATGGTGGGTTCATCCACACTGATTCGAGGCATGGCTTTAGGAAAGGCCGGGTCGGCGACGGTATCGCCAATTTCAGGCTTGGATAGCCCGGTAATCGCGACAATATCACCAGCGGTCGCTTCTTGAACGGGAGTACGTCCCAGTTTGTCGAAAACTTCCAGGGCGACGACTTTTTCGTTCTTGATCGACCCGTCGGCCTTCATCAGCGAAATCGTCTGGCCAGTCTTGATCTTGCCGCACGAAATACGACCCGTCGCAATCCGGCCCACGAATTCCGAGTAGGTCAGCGAAGTGACCATGTACTGCAGCGGAGCCTCTTCATCAACTTCCGGCCCGGGAATCCGCTCAATGATCAGATCGAGCAGTGGACGGATATCTCCACTGCGTGTCGCTGGATCATGAGAGGCATAACCTGAGCGGCCACTGGCAAACACATAAGGGAAATCGAGAGTCGCGTCGTCGGCACCCAGTTCGACGAAGAGATCAAAAGTTTCGTTCAAAACATCGAGAGGCCGGGCATCGGGACGGTCAATTTTGTTGACAACCACGAGTGGCTGAAGACCGACTTCCAGTGCTTTTTGGAGCACGAAGCGAGTTTGTGGGCGTGGACCTTCGAACGAGTCGACGAGTACCAGGGCGCCATCGGCCATCCGCAAGACGCGTTCGACTTCACCACCGAAGTCGGCGTGGCCGGGAGTATCGATGATATTGATTTTGGTATCGCCATAGGTCAGGGCGATGTTTTTGGCGAGGATGGTAATGCCGCGTTCGCGTTCCTGGTCATTAGAATCCAGGATACATTCCTGCTGGAGTTGTGACTCGCGGAACTGGCCACTGAACTTGATCAAACTGTCCACCAGAGTGGTTTTGCCATGGTCAACGTGAGCAATAATGGCCACGTTGCGGATGTCGTTTCGTCGCTTCATGTTCTCAAATCAAAAAGTTGGGCGGGTCGAACAGTAAGTTCACCGCAAGGAAATACGGGGCTGACAACCTTGTCAGCGTTTAGTTTGGCAACTCGGTCTTTGAGTCATCGCATAGTCCACCATTACGGTCGACGCGCAAAACTCAGCCAGACCGGACGCGGAAACTGGTTTCAACCAGTTCCGATGTTCTATGAGCCTGAGACTGAATAACCTGAGGCGGTTTTGCCAAGGTATTAGTCTATCTTCATAGTTCCCGACTCGAAAGCCTGTCACGGCCCGGGACTTGTGATAATCTCGCGAAGAATATGGATTTTCGATTGATCGTACCTATTTCATCGGCTG is a window of Planctopirus limnophila DSM 3776 DNA encoding:
- a CDS encoding GNAT family N-acetyltransferase — protein: MIRMIRPEDTPELLAICETTGLFTIEDLPTLQLLFDDYHLTKSRLGHHALVCEDEDELIAVAYYLPRELTDRTWELLMIMVRATRQTKGVGSLMIEACQEHIRSMGGRLLLIETSSTDDFGPVRQFYRKHGFNDVATVPDYYSDGIGKVTFLKRL
- the typA gene encoding translational GTPase TypA codes for the protein MKRRNDIRNVAIIAHVDHGKTTLVDSLIKFSGQFRESQLQQECILDSNDQERERGITILAKNIALTYGDTKINIIDTPGHADFGGEVERVLRMADGALVLVDSFEGPRPQTRFVLQKALEVGLQPLVVVNKIDRPDARPLDVLNETFDLFVELGADDATLDFPYVFASGRSGYASHDPATRSGDIRPLLDLIIERIPGPEVDEEAPLQYMVTSLTYSEFVGRIATGRISCGKIKTGQTISLMKADGSIKNEKVVALEVFDKLGRTPVQEATAGDIVAITGLSKPEIGDTVADPAFPKAMPRISVDEPTISMVFTINSSPFAGAKEGGGKYLTTRHLRDRLDRELESNVALRVTEASDKEAFNVSGRGVLHLSVLIEQMRREGYELSVGKPQVIRKRIDGKIYEPFEILVVDVPQNEVGPVMEIVGNRRGEVTNMTTNSTGMSHLEFSIPARGLIGIRTRMLNATRGEAIIHHQFDCYKPIEGDVPRRANGVLVSQERGKVVAFALGKLQERSELFVAPGDEVYEGMIVGENSRDTDMVVNPIREKKLTNMRASGSDENIILKPPRRLSLEAALEYIEDDEYVEVTPSIIRLRKIRLTETERKQHSRGSVTE